The Aerosakkonema funiforme FACHB-1375 genome window below encodes:
- a CDS encoding PAS domain-containing sensor histidine kinase has translation MSINRARIRDRVIQMVLAIDTTPKMTTPKQTEEKLTLYREIIANSKDAIAILDTQGYYIEQNWAHRDLLGYTDEELQGKTLAIHTDGDFCSFFLPEVEKQGNYCAEITCRSKSGELLYIEFSSFAVRNDGGQTVCYFGIKRDITARKRQEASLRQSEVRNRALLDAIPDLMFCIAKDGTLIDCKANKEDLLYAHPSQFLGRKVQEVLPAELSQQIMHYLEQALQTKTIQIFEYQLAITGMERHYEARLVVSGEEEVVSIVRDITQRKQTELELRQAKEAAEAASDSKTEFLANMSHELRTPLNAILGLSQLLDQQIFGSLNAKQKEYVNYIHSSGQHLLSLINDILDLSKVEAGKEELILMPISVRELCDSCLSLSSRTKVIDTV, from the coding sequence ATGAGTATCAATAGGGCAAGAATTAGAGATAGAGTGATTCAAATGGTATTGGCGATCGATACTACCCCGAAAATGACGACGCCCAAACAGACAGAGGAAAAGCTCACCCTCTACCGAGAAATTATCGCCAATAGCAAAGATGCGATCGCCATACTCGACACGCAGGGATATTACATCGAGCAGAACTGGGCCCATAGAGACCTACTGGGTTATACCGATGAGGAGTTGCAGGGCAAAACACTAGCCATTCACACCGACGGCGATTTTTGCTCCTTCTTCTTACCGGAGGTGGAAAAGCAGGGCAATTACTGTGCGGAAATCACCTGCCGTAGCAAAAGTGGAGAACTATTGTACATCGAATTTTCCTCCTTTGCAGTCCGTAATGATGGAGGCCAAACCGTATGCTATTTCGGAATTAAGCGCGACATCACCGCACGCAAACGCCAAGAAGCATCACTCCGACAAAGCGAAGTCAGAAATCGCGCTCTTCTGGATGCGATACCAGATTTAATGTTTTGCATCGCCAAAGATGGGACTCTGATAGACTGCAAAGCCAACAAAGAAGATCTGCTCTACGCACATCCAAGTCAGTTTTTAGGTAGAAAAGTGCAGGAAGTCCTCCCAGCTGAGTTAAGTCAGCAGATTATGCACTACCTGGAGCAAGCCTTACAAACTAAAACTATACAAATTTTTGAATATCAATTAGCCATTACTGGTATGGAGCGCCATTACGAAGCTCGGTTAGTTGTCAGCGGCGAAGAAGAAGTTGTAAGTATAGTCCGCGATATTACCCAGCGCAAGCAGACAGAACTGGAACTGCGTCAAGCTAAAGAAGCTGCCGAAGCCGCAAGTGATTCTAAAACCGAATTTTTAGCTAACATGAGCCACGAATTGCGAACTCCTCTCAACGCTATTCTAGGTTTGTCGCAACTGCTGGATCAACAAATTTTTGGTTCTCTCAATGCCAAACAGAAGGAATATGTCAACTACATTCACAGTAGTGGCCAACATCTTTTGTCGCTGATTAACGATATTCTTGACCTTTCCAAAGTCGAAGCTGGCAAGGAAGAGCTAATCCTGATGCCTATTTCGGTGAGAGAACTGTGCGATAGTTGCTTGAGCCTAAGTAGTCGGACAAAAGTAATCGACACTGTATGA